DNA sequence from the Alkaliphilus metalliredigens QYMF genome:
CACTTCTTCTAATACAGAAAGTAAAGGGGGGGTTGTGGCCGCGTTATCAAAGTTGATATAGGTTGTCATCTGACCATTTTTTAATGGGATCTTAGTTTCGACCCCTGATACCAAGGAACGCCAGTGATGCATTAAATTGTATTTGAACATATTTTCACCCACTTATAAAGAAAGATGTATTCTTAATCATAGTATGCAATAAATAAAGAAGTCGTGATGTTTTCATCACGACTTCTTCGTTTTTTAAATTATTTTGATTTGTTGAGACGAAATAACTATTCTGCAGCCGGTGGGGTAAATGTTCTTTGTGCTAATTCAGCATCTAACATATAGATGGCATGGCTGTTTTCATCAATTCGTTTAAGTCTACTTAAATAGGCTGACATTGTTGCTTCTTCTTCTACTTGCTCGTCAATAAACCAGTTAAGGAAACTAACACAGGCATAATTCTTTTCTGTAACAGCAATGTCCATCAAGTGATTGATGCGACTTGTAACAAATTGCTCATGAGTTAAGGAGTCGGTAAAGACTTCTTGTAAGGATTTGAAATCGTTTTTAGGCTCATCATATGCTGTAATCACAGCACGGCCACCTAACTCATCGATAAAGTTAAAAAATTTCATTGCATGAAATCTTTCTTCTTCTGCTTGCACGATAAAGAAGTTTGCAAATCCTTCCAAGTCTTCTGATTTACAATATGCTGCCATGGCTAAATAATAATTTGCAGAGAAAAATTCATGCTTTACTTGCTCATTGAATTCTTGTAATAGTTTTTCTGATAACATAACTGATCTCCTCCTCTTACTTATACGGTGAATTGTAATTTATAGTATATGTATGAATAATTCACCATTTTATTAATGGTATAATGAACCTTCAAAGATGTCAAGCTGAAGCGTTAATAGAAAATAGAAATTCTGACTTCTTCAATAATACATATCATTAATATATGTATACCATCTCCCATCCTTTTTAAATAATTATTTTTAATAATTTTGTAATAAGTGACAAAATATCGAGGAAAGTAGATGAATCCTGAGAGATACTACATATTCTGCGCAAGAATATAGAAAATAAACACTGTAATGAAAATTAGAGGGTAAATTGGCTTTATAGCGTTTCCCAACTCGTCGGAAAAGCGTTATAATATAGAAAGCATTGTAATTAAAGGAGAGAATATAAAAAATGGACTATAAATTGCTAGCCACCGATATGGATGGAACACTCCTAATGGATGACAAAGCACTATCAACAGAAAACATCGAAGCCCTAACTAGAGGAAAAGAACATGGAATCGATTTAGCTATTTGTACAGGCAGACCCTTTCCAACGGTGAAGCCTTACTTAGAGCAACTAGGCATATCCTGTTGGTTAGTTACAAATAATGGATCTGTGATTCGTGATAAACAAGAGAATATTATCTATGAAAAATTTATGGAGCAGGATGCTTTGGAAAAGATTATCGACATTTTTGAATCAGAAAAAGATTTGTATTATCATGTGTCAGACGCAAATCACACATACATCAAAAGCCGGCGACAGCGTATGCGAACCATTCAAAAGTTTGTTTCTATAAAGAATATGTCACCTATAAAAGCCTATGTAACAGCAGCCAAGATGGTATTTTTAAGTGGGACTCATAAAAAGGTTGATTTTTTATCCTACGTAAAAAATGGTGGTAAGGTAGCCAGTGTATTTGTCTACTCAAAGGATAATATACAATTGAATAGACTAAAAGAAAAGCTAAGTGAGATCAAATCTATCAATGTAACCAGTTCAGGCTCTGATAATATTGAAATATTAGATGGCAATGCAACCAAGGGCCATGCTTTAGAATATCTCTCTAAAAAACTCGACATACAAGCTGAAGAGATGATCGCAGTGGGAGATAACTATAACGACCTATCTATGATTCAATACGCTGGTTTAGGAGTTGCCATGAGAAATGGAGAACAGGCTATTATTGATGAAGCAGATTGGGTGACCAAAACAAATCAAGAAAATGGTGTGGCTTTCTTAATGGAAAAGGTATTGGCTGAAGAAATTAAAAT
Encoded proteins:
- a CDS encoding ferritin gives rise to the protein MLSEKLLQEFNEQVKHEFFSANYYLAMAAYCKSEDLEGFANFFIVQAEEERFHAMKFFNFIDELGGRAVITAYDEPKNDFKSLQEVFTDSLTHEQFVTSRINHLMDIAVTEKNYACVSFLNWFIDEQVEEEATMSAYLSRLKRIDENSHAIYMLDAELAQRTFTPPAAE
- a CDS encoding Cof-type HAD-IIB family hydrolase codes for the protein MDYKLLATDMDGTLLMDDKALSTENIEALTRGKEHGIDLAICTGRPFPTVKPYLEQLGISCWLVTNNGSVIRDKQENIIYEKFMEQDALEKIIDIFESEKDLYYHVSDANHTYIKSRRQRMRTIQKFVSIKNMSPIKAYVTAAKMVFLSGTHKKVDFLSYVKNGGKVASVFVYSKDNIQLNRLKEKLSEIKSINVTSSGSDNIEILDGNATKGHALEYLSKKLDIQAEEMIAVGDNYNDLSMIQYAGLGVAMRNGEQAIIDEADWVTKTNQENGVAFLMEKVLAEEIKIIKIS